The genomic interval ATTTTGCTGGCACCCGAGTTTGCCAACCTTCCCGATCTTATTAAAAACCGCGCCCATATCATTTCCAGGATTATGGAGATTGCGGAAAAGAACAACGATACCATCCTATACGCGGAGTGACATGGATCTTGATTACACCATCATAAGGTCGCCCAGGCGCCGCAAACTGACCATTACCGTCGAGCGGGACCGTTCCGTGGTCGTGCATGCACCGGAATCGACATCGGAGGAAAAAATCCATCAGGTGGTAGAGGCAAAGCGCCAATGGATTTACGATAAAATGCATCACCCCCAGAAGTACCGGGATTTGCCCCATCCCCCGGGAAAAGAACTCGTCAACGGTGAATCCGCCCTTTATCTTGGACGGCACTACCGCATCGAAGTGGTCAAAACGGGGCTATCCGAAATTCGATTCAACCAGCGCTTTTATATCCCTGCCGCCCATGCCGGAAAACGCCGGGAAGTCTTGCGGGAATGGTATATACAACGGGCCGAGGTCAAGATCATTCCACGGGCGAAACATCACGCCCGCGAGCTCGGGGTGACTTATTCAAAAGTCAAAATAGTCGACAACCTTTATCGCTGGGGTTCATGCACCATGAACAACAATGTCAATTTCAACTGGCGCCTGATCAAGGCCCCCATGTTTGTCATCGACTATGCCATTGTTCATGAACTGGCCCACCTCATCGAGGCCAACCACACCCCCAGATTCTGGAACATCATCCGCGCCCAGGCCCCGACCATGGAAAAGGCAAAGGCCTGGCTGAAAGAAAATGGACAGTTGCTGGAACAGGCCATATGACGGGCTATCCGGAGATTGGGGACGGGTATTGTTAAATTGACATAGGTCACCCCATCATCTTGAGCACCTTCTCTTTCTTTATCTTTTCGACATTAGGGTGCTGCCCGAGGCGCCCATTTCCCCGTTTTCAACGGGATCTTCGAGCCGCGTTACGTGTCCCGCCAGAGCGCGGCGAAGGCGGATCAGGGACTTGCGTAAGATTCAGCTATTTAAACCCCAGGGTTGTTTTGCTCACTCCCGGAAGAAGGATCCTGCCGTTGGAAATGGCGGAGAAGCAATCTCCCAGCCGCCCAAAGACCCTTGAGGACCAGCGGTTCAGGCGGCCGGCCGGCAGCGTGTGGCCCGCTATCAGGGTTTCGATCGACTTGAATCCGGAAAGATGCAGCATTGTTGCGATGGTTTTGGGTGAAAAATCATAGAGGTGATAGGGGGTATGGTAAAGATCCAGTTTTTTGGACAATGGCCCCAGCATCCTGACCAGCGGGGTAGTATGCGGCCATCGCAGCAGCACCAGGCCGCCCGGCTTGAGAACACGGTGTGTTCGCCTCAGCAGATCCAAAGGATCAAAAACGTGCTCGATAACATAGAAAAGGGTGACGACATCAAAGGCGCTCTCCGCAAGTGAGAGATTCTGCAAAGGCTCTGAAAATACATGGATACCAAATTTTTGCCTTGCATATTGCCGGCCGGTGGCCGACACTTCAATGCCTGTTGCCTGCCACCCGCGGGACTTCATCTGATGTAAAAAAAAGCCGTATCCGCAGCCGATATCAAGGATGGTTCTGCCGCCGGTTTTTGAGCGCGAAACGATAAGGTTGGCGGATTCGGCG from Candidatus Desulfatibia profunda carries:
- a CDS encoding M48 family metallopeptidase — its product is MDLDYTIIRSPRRRKLTITVERDRSVVVHAPESTSEEKIHQVVEAKRQWIYDKMHHPQKYRDLPHPPGKELVNGESALYLGRHYRIEVVKTGLSEIRFNQRFYIPAAHAGKRREVLREWYIQRAEVKIIPRAKHHARELGVTYSKVKIVDNLYRWGSCTMNNNVNFNWRLIKAPMFVIDYAIVHELAHLIEANHTPRFWNIIRAQAPTMEKAKAWLKENGQLLEQAI
- a CDS encoding class I SAM-dependent methyltransferase is translated as MQTPDPCILCAAVEARIIHQKDRWQYLCCQSCKLVSLHPRPTSRMLMEQYRDYLPDRPEDIGQWEAMMKPVVAESANLIVSRSKTGGRTILDIGCGYGFFLHQMKSRGWQATGIEVSATGRQYARQKFGIHVFSEPLQNLSLAESAFDVVTLFYVIEHVFDPLDLLRRTHRVLKPGGLVLLRWPHTTPLVRMLGPLSKKLDLYHTPYHLYDFSPKTIATMLHLSGFKSIETLIAGHTLPAGRLNRWSSRVFGRLGDCFSAISNGRILLPGVSKTTLGFK